A region from the Triticum urartu cultivar G1812 chromosome 1, Tu2.1, whole genome shotgun sequence genome encodes:
- the LOC125543395 gene encoding disease resistance protein Pik-2-like, whose amino-acid sequence MNIVTGAMGSLIPKLGELLVEEYKLHKHVRKDVEFLTKELESMHAALIKVGEVPPDQLDRQVKLWANEVRELSYNMEDVVDKFIVRVHGVEPDDNTNGFKGLMKRTTKLLKKVVDKHGIAHAIKDIKKELQEVAARRDRNKFDGIASTPSEAIDPRLRALYIEAAELVGIYGKRDQGLMSLLSLEGDDASTKKLKKVSIVGFGGLGKTTLAKAVYEKIKGDFDCRAFVPVGQNPDMKKVLRDILIDLGNPHSDLAMLDANQLTKKIGRITSSRISI is encoded by the coding sequence ATGAATATTGTCACGGGGGCCATGGGCAGCCTGATCCCCAAGTTGGGAGAGCTGCTCGTGGAGGAGTACAAGCTGCACAAGCACGTTAGAAAAGATGTCGAGTTCCTCACGAAGGAGCTTGAGAGCATGCATGCTGCCCTCATCAAGGTTGGCGAGGTACCGCCGGACCAGCTTGACAGGCAAGTCAAGCTATGGGCCAACGAGGTCAGAGAGCTCTCCTACAACATGGAGGATGTCGTCGACAAGTTCATCGTACGGGTCCATGGCGTTGAGCCCGACGACAACACCAACGGATTCAAGGGGCTCATGAAGAGGACCACCAAGTTGTTGAAGAAGGTCGTAGATAAGCATGGGATAGCTCACGCGATCAAGGACATCAAGAAGGAACTCCAGGAGGTGGCTGCTAGGCGTGACAGGAACAAGTTCGATGGTATTGCTTCTACTCCTAGTGAAGCAATCGATCCTCGTCTCCGTGCTCTGTACATAGAAGCGGCAGAGCTAGTTGGCATCTATGGGAAGAGGGATCAGGGGCTCATGAGTTTGCTCTCCTTGGAGGGCGATGATGCCTCTACCAAGAAACTGAAGAAGGTCTCCATTGTTGGATTTGGAGGGTTGGGCAAGACCACTCTTGCCAAAGCAGTGTACGAGAAGATTAAAGGTGATTTCGATTGTCGGGCATTTGTTCCGGTCGGTCAGAACCCTGACATGAAGAAGGTTTTAAGGGATATCCTCATTGATCTCGGCAACCCTCACTCAGATCTTGCGATGCTGGATGCCAATCAGCTTACAAAAAAGATTGGTCGAataacaagttctcgtatatctatctga
- the LOC125532570 gene encoding uncharacterized protein LOC125532570, with product MFESGALPRAEAVWFSLGVRVAKEDGNRGFNFGLQGNLLSLRHSVRVLLYCDGARVGEAKEAEAAVRHALDAHPNHPRIYIDMIPRIAEDAHDDDLCEDEEENRFLTQSDSHYIRSALR from the exons ATGTTCGAATCAGGAGCTTTGCCGAGGGCGGAAGCAGTTTGGTTCAGTCTTGGCGTGCGGGTGGCGAAAGAGGATGGTAACCGTGGTTTCAACTTTGGCCTGCAAGGCAACCTGCTCTCCCTTCGGCACTCTGTCAGGGTTTTATTGTATTGTGATGGAGCGAGGGTTGGGGAGGCAAAGGAAGCGGAGGCTGCGGTGAGGCACGCCCTCGACGCCCATCCCAACCATCCCAGGATTTATATTGATATGATCCCGCGTATAGCAGAAG ATGCTCATGATGACGATTTGTGTGAGGACGAGGAGGAGAACAGATTTCTGACGCAGAGCGACTCACATTACATCAGATCTGCTCTCAG GTAG